The genomic DNA GGCCTGGAGCAGGGCCGCGTGGATGGCATGCATTTCGACGTGGCGCTGTTTACCAACCTGACGCGCGACCACCTGGACTTCCACGGCACGATGGAGGCGTACGAAGCCGCCAAGCGCCGCCTGTTCGACTGGCCCGGCCTGAAGCACGCGGTGATCAACCTGGACGACGAAGCGGGGCTGCGGCTGGCACAGCACGTGGCAGCGCAAGGGCAGGCCGCCGTCACCGGCTACACGCTCAAGGACGCCGCCGCGCAGCCGGACCTGCCTGACGTGACGATGCTGCGCGCCGCCCAGGTGCGCACCCGCAGCGCTGGCACCGAATTCAACCTGGAGTCGCCGCTGGGCGGGGCGCACGTGCGCACCCAGCTGGTGGGCTCCTTCAACGTCAGCAACGCGCTGGGCGTACTGGGCGCGCTGCTGGCCAAGGGCCTGCCGCTGCGCGCGGCGGTGGACGCCATCGAGGCCTTGACGCCGGCGCCGGGGCGCATGCAGCTGGTGGGCGGCAACGAGGCGCCGATGGTCGTCATCGACTACGCCCACACGCCCGATGCGCTGGAAAAGACCGTCGATGTGCTGAGGAGTGTGGCGCAGGACCGCAACGGCCAGCTGTGGTGCGTGTTCGGCTGCGGCGGTGACCGCGACCCTGGCAAGCGCCCGCAGATGGGCCGCATCGCCCAGGCCGCCGACCACGTGCTGGTCACCAGCGACAATCCGCGCAGCGAGGAGCCGCACGCCATCATCGAGCAGATCCTGGCGGGCATGGACAAAAGCCTGCCGGCCGCCGTGCAGGCGATCGAAGACCGCGCCGCCGCGATCCTGTCGGCCATCAAGCACGCGGCCAAGAACGATGTGATCCTGGTGGCCGGCAAGGGCCATGAACCGTACCAGGAAATCAAGGGCAAGAAGCTGCCGTTCTCGGACGCCGACCACGCCCAGCTGGCCCTGTCGGCCCGCCTGACGATGATGAGGCCGGGCTGATGCGCGCGACCATTGCCGAAATCCTGAGCGCGCTGCCGGGCGCCCGCTACGTCGGGCCGTCCGGCGAACTGCCGTTCGACGGCGTCTCGACCGACAGCCGCACGGTGGCGCCGGGCGCGCTGTTCGTCGCGCTGCGCGGCGAGGTGTTCGACGCGCACGACTTCCTGCCGCAGGTCGCGACCAAGAACGTGGCCGCCGTCGTGGTCCACGCGCTGCCGGATGGCTGGACGCTGCCCGCCATCGTCGTGCCCGATACGCTGGTGGCGCTGGGACGCATTGCCAACTACTGGCGCAGCAAGTTCGCATTGCCGCTGATCGGCGTCACGGGCAGCAACGGCAAGACGACGGTCAAGGAAATGATCGCAGCGATCTTGGCCGCCGCCGACGGCGAAGACGCCCGGCTGGCCACGCGCGGCAACCTGAATAACGAGATCGGCGTGCCGCTGACCTTGTTCCGCCTGACGCCGGCGCACCGCTCGGCGGTCGTCGAGCTGGGCATGAACCACCCGGGCGAGATCGGCCGGCTGGCGGCCATCGCCGCGCCGACGATCGGCCTGGTGAATAATGCCCAGCGCGAACACCAGGAATTCATGCACACGGTGGAAGCGGTGGCGCGCGAGAACGGCTCCGTGCTGGCGGCCTTGCCGGCCGATGGCGTGGCGGTGTTCCCGGACCAGGACGAATTCACGCCGATCT from Pseudoduganella armeniaca includes the following:
- a CDS encoding UDP-N-acetylmuramoyl-L-alanyl-D-glutamate--2,6-diaminopimelate ligase: MSDMKNNKDISNWIKQAAPAGQLASDSRRVKAGDVFFAYPGEGAGDGRNFIGVAIAQGAAAVVYDPAGFDWQAEWTVASLAVPDLKRQAGPIAHAFYDMPDAAMFTVGVTGTNGKTSSAVWLGHALARGGDTAAVIGTLGVALFQGRAEPEFDATGYTTPDQVLLARTLAECRAAGAAALAIEVSSIGLEQGRVDGMHFDVALFTNLTRDHLDFHGTMEAYEAAKRRLFDWPGLKHAVINLDDEAGLRLAQHVAAQGQAAVTGYTLKDAAAQPDLPDVTMLRAAQVRTRSAGTEFNLESPLGGAHVRTQLVGSFNVSNALGVLGALLAKGLPLRAAVDAIEALTPAPGRMQLVGGNEAPMVVIDYAHTPDALEKTVDVLRSVAQDRNGQLWCVFGCGGDRDPGKRPQMGRIAQAADHVLVTSDNPRSEEPHAIIEQILAGMDKSLPAAVQAIEDRAAAILSAIKHAAKNDVILVAGKGHEPYQEIKGKKLPFSDADHAQLALSARLTMMRPG
- a CDS encoding UDP-N-acetylmuramoyl-tripeptide--D-alanyl-D-alanine ligase encodes the protein MRATIAEILSALPGARYVGPSGELPFDGVSTDSRTVAPGALFVALRGEVFDAHDFLPQVATKNVAAVVVHALPDGWTLPAIVVPDTLVALGRIANYWRSKFALPLIGVTGSNGKTTVKEMIAAILAAADGEDARLATRGNLNNEIGVPLTLFRLTPAHRSAVVELGMNHPGEIGRLAAIAAPTIGLVNNAQREHQEFMHTVEAVARENGSVLAALPADGVAVFPDQDEFTPIWRELAAGRRVLTFGLTKDADVSCTFRAGDFGNEMFVTIRTQGEPLQFFVGLQAAGEHNVKNALAAIACTHAAGVPLEQIKEGLDHFAPVSGRLQRKQAVNGAVVIDDTYNANPDSVRAAIDVLANAPAPRVLVLGDMGEVGTQGREFHEEIAAYAAAKGIDQVLVTGELAAHMRAHARHFEQFDALLSAVDAAVTPETTVLIKGSRFMKMERVVQHLIGSQQANKDSH